GAATTTCTTATTTAATATCTGCGGTTGCAAGGGTGATTGGAACATGGGATCTTTCGCCGATCAAGCCATCGGGAAAATTCAGCAACAGGTAGGCAATAAACGGGTGCTGTGCGCTTTAAGTGGTGGGATAGATTCTTCTGTTGCCGCCGTTTTGGTGCATCGGGCAATAGGAGACCAACTGACGTGCGTGTTTGTCAATCATGGCTTTTTGCGTAAAGAAGAACCGGAACAAGTGGTGAAAACTTTCCGGGACGGCTTTCACATGAACCTGGTGTACGCCGATGCAGTGGCAAGGTTTATGGCCCGTATAGAAGGTATTACCGATCCGGAACAAAAACGGAAAATTATCGGGGAAGAATTCATTCGTGTGTTTGAGGCCGAAGCTGCTAAATTAGGTGACATGGATTTTCTTGTTCAAGGCACTCTTTACCCGGATGTTATTGAAAGCGGCACAGCTACTGCCGCCGTAATCAAGAGCCACCACAATGTGGGCGGTTTGCCTGAAGATATGAAGTTTGAACTGGTTGAGCCTTTACGTGACTTGTTTAAAGATGAAGTTCGGGCACTGGCCCGGGAACTGAACCTGCCGGAAGATATTGTTTGGCGTCAGCCTTTTCCTGGTCCGGGATTAGCCATTAGAATCATTGGTGAGGTTACTGCCGAGCGTCTTGAGATTTTACGGGAAGCCGACTCAATCGTATATCAGGAGATTAAAATTGCCGGTCTTTACCGGAAGGTATGGCAATCTTTTGCTGTTTTACCAGCTATGAAGAGTGTTGGAGTTATGGGAGACGAACGAACTTACGCCTATACGATTGGACTCAGGATTGTCGAAAGTGAGGATGGCATGACTGCCGACTGGGTGCGCCTCCCGTATGAAGTACTGGATAATATCTCCCGGAGAATTGTCAATGAAGTGAAGGGAGTAAACCGTGTAGTTTATGATATCACTTCGAAACCCCCAGCCACAATTGAATGGGAGTAGTGAACTCGTACTTACGGCAGCGGGTGTCTTC
This window of the Methylomusa anaerophila genome carries:
- the guaA gene encoding glutamine-hydrolyzing GMP synthase gives rise to the protein MPVNKPEMVLVMDFGGQYSQLIARRIRECGVYCEIVPFNTNIGKIRQMAPRGIVFSGGPSSVYGEGAPKCDPAIFEIDVPVLGICYGMQLTAHSLGGKVAHATSREYGNTRLYVDNPEGLLAEIGSETQVWMSHGDYITEPPQGFAVTGHTNSSPVAAMANNQRQIYGVQFHPEVVHTPEGMKILRNFLFNICGCKGDWNMGSFADQAIGKIQQQVGNKRVLCALSGGIDSSVAAVLVHRAIGDQLTCVFVNHGFLRKEEPEQVVKTFRDGFHMNLVYADAVARFMARIEGITDPEQKRKIIGEEFIRVFEAEAAKLGDMDFLVQGTLYPDVIESGTATAAVIKSHHNVGGLPEDMKFELVEPLRDLFKDEVRALARELNLPEDIVWRQPFPGPGLAIRIIGEVTAERLEILREADSIVYQEIKIAGLYRKVWQSFAVLPAMKSVGVMGDERTYAYTIGLRIVESEDGMTADWVRLPYEVLDNISRRIVNEVKGVNRVVYDITSKPPATIEWE